The Bubalus bubalis isolate 160015118507 breed Murrah chromosome 18, NDDB_SH_1, whole genome shotgun sequence genome contains a region encoding:
- the PIEZO1 gene encoding piezo-type mechanosensitive ion channel component 1 isoform X2, which translates to MEPHVLGAVLYWLLLPFALLAACLFRVNALSLVYLLFLLLLPWFPGPSRHSIRGHTGRLLRALLGFSLLFLAAHVTFQICLHTVPRLDQLLEPNCSTWDTITWDTISRLIGVTRLDLKDIPNAIRLVAPDLGILVVSSLCLGVCRRLTRTARHSQHVQEPDDDSEELDTGSLGELREAPELSPTRRSRLAARFRITAHWLLVAAGRTLAIMLLALAGIAHPSAFSSVYFLLFLAIGTWWACHFPISPLGFNTLCVMVSCVGTGHLICLYCYQTPLAQATLPPAGIWARVFGLKDFVAPTNCSSPNVLVINADHDWPVYVSPGILLLLCYTVTSLLKLHAHQPADQRKEAAGDDDTREVELTEVDQWPQGQARVVAIKEEGAAQHTMPTPTTPDPEDNCIIHDLTGHSAVQQRTSCPRLAEPKETSPLHGLGHLIMDQSYVCALIAMMVWSITYHSWLTFVLLLWACLIWTVRSRHQLAMLCSPFILLYGLALCCLRYVWAMDLQPELPTALGPVSLRQLGLEHTRYPCLDLGAMLLCTLTFWLLLRQFVKEKLLRRARAPVALAEVTVAATEPTRTQMLLQSLGELVRGIYAKYWIYVCAGMFIVVSFAGRLVVYKIVYMLLFLLCLILFQVYYSLWRKLLKAFWWLVVAYTMLVLVAVYTFQFQDFPAYWRNLTGLTDEQLGDLGLEQFSVSELFSSILVPGFFLLACILQLHYFHRPFMQLTDPEHRPLPGACTPRWVPGRDAVSRTPLLQQEEEEEVPRDDGLGTASPHQVTQVPEASKWGLVAERLLDLATGFSDVITRVQVLVRRLLELHVFKLVALYTVWVALKEVSVLNFLLVVLWAFALPYPRFRPMASCLATVWTCIIIVCKMLYQLKVVNPHEYASNCTEPFPNSTNLQKTEIRQSLLYRGPVDPANWFGVRKGFPNLGYIQNHLQILLLLVFEAMVYRSQDYHRRRHQLAPLPAQAVCAEGTRQRLDHDLPSCLKYYVNFFFYKFGLEVCFLAAVNVIGQRMNFMVILHGCWLVAILTRRRREAIARLWPNYCLFLALFLLYQYLLCLGVPPALCIDYPWRWSRAVPMNSALIKWLYLPDFFSTPNATNLISDFLLLLCASQQWQVFSAERTEEWRHMAGVNTDRLEPLRGEPNPVPNFIHCRSYLDMLKVAVFRYLFWLVLVVVFITGATRISVFGLGYLLACFYLLLFGTSLQQKDTRARLVLWDCLILYNVTVIVSKNMLSLLSCVFVEQMQSSFCWVIQLFSLVCTVKGYYDPKEMLGRDQDCLLPVEEAGVLWDSVCFLFLLLQRRVFLSYYFLHVQAELRATALQASRGFALYNAANLKTIELHRRAEEKSLAQLKRQMERIRAKQEKHRQGRADRGCLQGSPDPGQEPGPGRPGGSSPPQQQWWRPWLDHATVIHSGDYFLFESDSEEEEEAQPEDPRPSSQSAFQMAYQAWVTNAQTVLRQQRQQRAEQLRTGGDPSQEAGPAEGLEDEVTGRSHVMQRVLSAVQFLWVLGQALVDGLTRWLHDFTRHHRAISDVLRAERYLLTRELLRGGEVRRDVLDQLYASEAEAARDALSTASSGLGVEEPLSSVTEDTSSPLSTGYNTRSSSEEVVTEPGASLRSSGELPAGGRARMRTASELLVDRRMHIPELEEAEHFAAGRGRALRLLEALYQCVAAHSELLCYFVIVLNHMVTASATSLVLPVLVFLWAMLSIPRPSKRFWMTAIVFTEVTVVAKYLFQFGFFPWNSHAVLRRYENKPYFPPRILGLEKSDSYVKYDLLQLMALFFHRAQLLCYGLWDHEEPPLSKEHDRGSAKEKGAEEEPALPAPLEEPGGAARPPAEDNVQAEAKGGPLEPGGKRRISLRFRRRRKESTETRGQAIGEEEEEEAAVAVVAAGAGTLRREKRRSRPRERVRVLGVRLQSFCLSLAQSMYWPVRRFFQDILHTKYRAATDVYALMFLADVIDFIIIIFGFWAFGKHSAATDITSSLSDDQVPEAFLVMLLIQFSTMVIDRALYLRKTVLGKLAFQVVLVLAVHLWMFFILPAVTERMFSQNAVAQLWYFVKCIYFALSAYQIRCGYPTRILGNFLTKKYNHLNLFLFQGFRLVPFLVELRAVMDWVWTDTTLSLSNWMCVEDIYANIFIIKCSRETEKKYPQPKGQKKKKIVKYGMGGLIILFLVAIIWFPLLFMSLVRSVVGVVNQPIDVTVTLKLGGYEPLFTMSAQQPSIVPFTHNAYEELSKQFDPHPLAMQFISQYSPEDIVTVHIEGSSGALWRISPPSRAQMKRELYNGTADITLRFTWNFQRDLAKGGSVEYTNEKHTLDLAPNSTARRQLASLLEGTSDQSVVIPHLFPKYIRAPSGPEANPVKQLQPNEEADYLGVRIQLRRERVGTGAAGFLEWWVIELQDCQANCNLLPMVIFSDKVSPPSLGFLAGYGIMGLYVSIVLVIGKFVRGFFSEISHSIMFEELPCVDRILKLCQDIFLVRETRELELEEELYAKLIFLYRSPETMIKWTRDKE; encoded by the exons CCTGCCTGTTCCGGGTCAACGCGCTCTCCCTGGTCTACctgctgttcctgctgctgctgccctggTTCCCGGGCCCCTCCCGGCACAGCATCCGAG GTCACACTGGCCGCCTCCTCCGAGCCCTGCTGGGCTTCAGCCTCCTCTTCTTGGCAGCCCACGTCACCTTCCAGATATGCCTGCATACTGTGCCCCGCCTGGACCAGCTTCTGGAGCCAAACT GCAGCACCTGGGACACCATCACCTGGGACACCATCTCCCGGCTCATTGGGGTCACGAG GCTGGACCTGAAGGACATTCCCAATGCCATCCGCCTGGTGGCCCCTGACCTGGGCATCCTAGTAGTCTCCTCCCTGTGCCTTGGGGTCTGCAGGCGCCTCACGAGGACAGCCCGGCACAGCCAGCACGTCCAGGAGCCG GACGATGACAGTGAGGAACTGGACACTGGCTCCCTGGGGGAGCTGCGGGAAGCCCCTGAACTGTCCCCCACGCGGAGATCTCGGCTGGCCGCCCGGTTCCGGATCACAGCGCACTGGCTGCTCGTGGCAGCTGGGCGGACTCTGGCCATCATGCTGCTCGCACTGGCAG GCATTGCCCACCCCTCAGCCTTCTCCAGTGTCTACTTCCTGCTCTTCCTGGCCATTGGCACCTGGTGGGCCTGTCACTTTCCCATCAGCCCGTTGGGCTTCAACACACTCTGCGTCATGGTGAGCTGCGTTGGCACCGGCCATCTCATCTGCCTCTATTGCTACCAGACCCCTCTCGCCCAGGCCACTCTCCCACCTGCCGGCATCTGGGCCAG GGTGTTTGGTCTCAAGGACTTTGTGGCCCCCACCAACTGCTCCAGCCCCAACGTACTGGTCATCAATGCTGACCACGACTGGCCCGTGTACGTGAGCCCCGgcatcctgctgctgctctgctaCACGGTGACCTCGCTCTTGAAGCTCCATGCCCACCAGCCTGCGGACCAG AGGAAGGAGGCGGCCGGGGACGATGACACACGGGAGGTGGAGTTGACCGAGGTGGACCAGTGGCCCCAGGGTCAGGCCAGAGTTGTGGCCATCAAGGAGGAAGGGGCTGCCCAG CACACAATGCCTACTCCCACAACACCAGACCCCGAGGACAACTGCATCATACACGACCTCACTGGCCACAGCGCCGTCCAGCAGCGGACCT CATGCCCCCGGCTGGCTGAGCCCAAGGAGACGTCTCCGCTGCACGGCCTGGGCCACCTCATCATGGACCAGAGCTACGTGTGTGCCCTCATCGCCATGATG GTGTGGAGCATCACCTACCACAGCTGGCTGACCTTCGTGCTGCTGCTCTGGGCCTGCCTCATCTGGACGGTGCGCAGCCGCCACCAGCTGGCCATGCTCTGCTCGCCCTTCATCCTGCTCTATGGGCTGGCGCTCTGCTGCCTGCGTTACGTGTGGGCCATGGACCTGCAGCCCGAGCTGCCCACCGCCCTGGGCCCCGTCAGCCTGCGCCAGCTGGGGCTGGAGCACACCCGCTACCCCTGCCTGGACCTGGGCGCCATG CTGCTGTGCACCCTGACTTTCTGGCTCCTGCTGCGCCAGTTTGTGAAGGAGAAGCTGCTGAGGAGGGCACGGGCCCCTGTGGCGCTGGCAGAGGTCACCGTGGCCGCCACGG AGCCCACGCGGACGCAGATGCTGCTGCAGAGCCTGGGGGAGCTGGTCAGGGGCATCTACGCCAAGTACTGGATCTACGTGTGTGCAGGCATGTTCATCGTGGTCAGCTTCGCTGGCCGCCTGGTGGTCTACAAGATCGTCTACATGTTGCTCTTCCTGCTCTGTCTCATCCTCTTCCAG GTCTACTACAGCCTGTGGCGGAAGCTGCTCAAGGCGTTCTGGTGGCTGGTGGTGGCCTACACCATGCTGGTGCTGGTGGCCGTCTACACCTTCCAGTTCCAGGACTTCCCAGCCTACTGGCGCAACCTGACGGGCCTCACCGATGAGCA gcTGGGGGACTTGGGCCTGGAGCAGTTCAGCGTGTCCGAGCTCTTCTCCAGCATCCTGGTCCCCGGCTTCTTCCTGCTCGCCTGCATCCTGCAGCTGCACTACTTCCACCGGCCCTTCATGCAGCTCACTGACCCCGAGCACCGGCCCCTACCTGGCGCCTGCACCCCACGCTGGGTTCCCGG GCGGGACGCGGTGAGCCGGAcccccctgctgcagcaggaggaagaggaggaggtacCCAGGGACGACGGGCTGGGCACGGCCAGCCCCCACCAGGTCACGCAGGTCCCAGAGG cCAGCAAGTGGGGCCTGGTGGCTGAGCGGCTGCTGGACCTGGCCACCGGCTTCTCGGACGTCATCACCCGCGTGCAGGTGCTGGTGCGGCGCCTGCTGGAGCTGCACGTCTTCAAGCTGGTGGCCCTGTACACCGTGTGGGTGGCCCTGAAGGAG GTGTCGGTGCTGAACTTCCTGCTGGTCGTGCTCTGGGCCTTCGCCCTGCCCTACCCGCGCTTCCGGCCCATGGCCTCGTGCCTGGCCACCGTGTGGACCTGCATCATCATCGTGTGCAAGATGCTGTACCAGCTCAAGGTGGTCAACCCCCACGAGTACGCCAGCAATTGCACGGAG CCCTTCCCCAACAGTACGAACCTGCAGAAGACGGAGATCCGCCAGTCCTTGCTGTATCGCGGGCCTGTTGACCCTGCCAACTGGTTTGGGGTGCGGAAGGGCTTCCCCAACCTGGGCTACATCCAG AACCATCTgcagatcctgctgctgctggtgttTGAGGCCATGGTATACCGGAGCCAGGACTACCACCGCCGCCGGCACCAGCTGGCCCCGCTGCCTGCCCAGGCTGTCTGCGCCGAGGGCACCCGCCAGCGGCTGGACCACGACCTGCCCAGCTGCCTCAAGTACTACGTGAACTTCTTCTTCTACAAATTTGGGCTGGAG GTCTGCTTCCTGGCGGCCGTGAACGTGATCGGGCAGCGCATGAACTTCATGGTCATCCTGCACGGCTGCTGGCTGGTGGCCATCCTTACCCGCCGACGCCGGGAGGCCATCGCCCGCCTCTGGCCCAATTACTGCCTGTTCCTGGCGCTCTTCCTGCTGTACCAGTACCTGCTGTGCCTGGGCGTCCCCCCCGCCCTGTGCATTG ACTACCCGTGGCGCTGGAGCCGGGCCGTCCCCATGAACTCCGCGCTCATCAAGTGGCTGTACCTGCCTGACTTCTTCAGTACCCCCAATGCCACCAACCTCATCA GTGACTTCCTGTTGCTGCTCTGCGCCTCCCAGCAGTGGCAGGTGTTCTCAGCCGAGCGCACGGAGGAGTGGCGGCACATGGCTGGCGTCAATACTGACCGCCTGGAGCCCCTGCGGGGGGAGCCCAACCCCGTGCCCAACTTCATCCACTGCAG GTCCTACCTCGACATGCTGAAGGTGGCTGTCTTCCGCTACCTCTTCTggctggtgctggtggtggtgttcaTCACGGGGGCCACGCGCATCAGCGTCTTTGGGCTGGGCTACCTACTGGCCTGCTTCTACCTGCTGCTCTTCGGCACCAGCCTTCAGCAGAAGGACACGCGTGCCCGCCTCGTGCTGTGGGACTGCCTCATCCTTTACAATGTCACTGTCATCGTCTCCAAGAACATGCTTTCT CTCCTGTCCTGCGTCTTCGTGGAGCAGATGCAGAGCAGCTTCTGCTGGGTTATCCAGCTCTTCAGCCTCGTATGCACCGTCAAGGGCTACTACGACC CCAAGGAGATGCTGGGCCGCGACCAGGACTGCCTGCTGCCCGTGGAGGAGGCGGGCGTCCTGTGGGACAGCGTCTGCTTCCTGTTTCTGCTGCTGCAGCGTAGGGTGTTCCTCAGCTACTACTTCCTGCACGTTCAGGCCGAGCTCCGCGCCACCGCCCTGCAGGCCTCCAG GGGCTTTGCCCTCTACAATGCTGCCAATCTCAAGACCATTGAGCTCCACCGCAGGGCAGAGGAGAAGTCGCTGGCCCAGCTGAAAAGACA GATGGAGCGGATCCGGGCCAAGCAAGAGAAGCACAGGCAGGGCCGGGCCGACCGAGGCTGCCTTCAGGGCTCCCCGGACCCTGGCCAAGAGCCAG GGCCCGGCAGGCCAGGGGGCTCCTCCCCGCCACAACAGCAGTGGTGGCGGCCCTGGCTGGACCACGCCACAG TTATCCACTCCGGGGACTACTTCCTGTTCGAGTCGGAcagcgaggaggaggaggaagcccaGCCCGAGGACCCCAGGCCATCGTCACAGAGCGCCTTTCAG ATGGCGTACCAGGCGTGGGTGACCAATGCACAGACGGTGCTtcggcagcagcggcagcagaggGCCGAGCAGCTGCGCACAG GAGGCGACCCAAGCCAGGAAGCAGGGCCGGCAGAGGGCTTGGAGGACGAGGTGACCG GCCGCAGCCATGTGATGCAGCGAGTGCTGAGCGCCGTGCAGTTCCTGTGGGTGCTGGGCCAGGCGCTGGTGGACGGGCTGACGCGCTGGCTGCACGACTTCACGCGGCACCACCGCGCCATAAGCGACGTACTGCGCGCAGAGCGCTACCTGCTCACGCGGGAGCTGCTCCGG GGCGGAGAGGTGCGCCGGGACGTGCTGGACCAGCTGTACGCCAGCGAAGCCGAGGCAGCCCGTGATGCGCTGAGCACAGCATCGAG cgggctgggggtggaggagccGCTGAGCAGCGTGACCGAGGACACCAGCAGCCCCCTGAGCACTGGGTACAATACCCGCAGCAGCAGCGAAGAGGTCGTCACCGAGCCTGGGGCTTCTCTGCGCAGCTCTGGGGAGCTTCCCGCTGGCGGCCGCGCCCGAATGCGCACGGCCAGCGAGCTGCTGGTGGACAG GCGCATGCACATTCCGGAGCTGGAGGAGGCGGAGCACTtcgcggcggggcggggccgggcgctTCGGCTGCTGGAGGCCCTGTACCAGTGCGTGGCTGCCCACTCGGAGCTGCTGTGCTACTTCGTGATCGTCCTCAACCACATGGTCACTGCCTCAGCCACCTCCCTTGTGCTGCCCGTGCTGGTCTTCCTGTGGGCCATGCTCTCCATCCCGCGGCCCAGCAAGCGCTTCTGGATGACGGCCATCGTCTTCACGGAG GTCACGGTGGTCGCCAAGTACCTGTTCCAGTTTGGCTTCTTCCCGTGGAACAGCCACGCTGTGCTGCGGCGCTATGAAAACAAGCCCTACTTCCCGCCGCGCATCCTGGGCCTGGAGAAGAGCGACAGCTACGTCAAGTATGACCTGCTGCAGCTCATGGCGCTATTCTTCCACCGCGCACAGCTGCTG TGCTATGGCCTCTGGGACCATGAGGAGCCCCCATTGTCCAAGGAGCACGATAGGGGCAgtgcaaaggagaagggggctgaggaggagccagccctgcctgcacccctggaggagccaggaggggcGGCCAGGCCCCCTGCTGAGGACAACGTCCAGGCGGAAGCGAAGGGTGGGCCCCTGGAGCCCGGCGGCAAGAGGCGCATCAGCCTCCGtttcaggaggaggaggaaggagagcacGGAAACCAGAGGACAGGCCATTG gcgaggaagaggaggaggaggcagcagtgGCGGTGGTGGCGGCGGGGGCAGGGACCTTGCGGAGAGAGAAGAGGCGGAGTCGCCCCCGGGAAAGAGTGAGGGTGCTGGGGGTCCGGCTGCAGAGCTTCTGCCTGTCCCT GGCCCAGAGCATGTACTGGCCCGTGCGGCGCTTCTTCCAGGACATCCTGCACACGAAGTACCGGGCCGCCACTGACGTCTACGCGCTCATGTTCTTGGCTGACGTCATCgacttcatcatcatcatcttcggATTCTGGGCCTTTGGG AAGCACTCGGCAGCCACGGACATCACGTCCTCCTTGTCAGATGACCAGGTGCCCGAGGCCTTCCTGGTTATGCTGCTGATCCAGTTTAGCACCATGGTCATCGACCGCGCCCTCTACCTGCGCAAGACCGTGCTTGGCAAGCTGGCCTTCCAGGTCGTCCTGGTGCTGGCCGTCCACCTCTGGATGTTCTTCATCCTGCCCGCTGTCACTGAGCG GATGTTCAGCCAGAACGCGGTGGCCCAGCTGTGGTACTTTGTGAAATGCATCTACTTCGCTCTGTCCGCCTACCAGATCCGCTGTGGCTATCCCACCCGCATCCTCGGCAACTTCCTCACCAAGAAGTACAACCACCTCAAtctcttcctcttccaggg GTTCCGGCTGGTGCCATTCCTGGTGGAGCTGCGGGCAGTGATGGACTGGGTGTGGACGGACACCACACTGTCCCTGTCCAACTGGATGTGCGTGGAGGACATCTATGCCAATATCTTCATCATCAAGTGCAGCCGAGAGACTGAGAAG aaataCCCGCAGCCCAAggggcagaagaagaaaaagattgtCAAGTACGGCATGGGCGGCCTCATCATCCTGTTCCTTGTGGCCATCATCTGGTTCCCGCTGCTCTTCATGTCCCTGGTGCGCTCTGTGGTCGGTGTCGTCAACCAGCCCATCGACGTCACCGTCACCCTCAAGCTGGGTGGCTATGAG CCCCTGTTCACCATGAGCGCCCAGCAGCCATCCATCGTGCCCTTCACGCACAACGCCTATGAGGAGCTGTCCAAGCAGTTTGACCCCCACCCA CTGGCCATGCAGTTCATCAGCCAGTACAGCCCCGAGGATATCGTCACGGTGCACATCGAGGGCAGCTCCGGGGCACTGTGGCGCATCAGCCCGCCAAGCCGGGCGCAGATGAAGCGGGAGCTGTATAATGGAACGGCTGACATCACCCTGCGCTTCACCTGGAACTTCCAGAG GGACCTGGCCAAGGGCGGCAGCGTGGAGTACACCAACGAGAAGCACACCCTGGACCTGGCCCCCAACAGCACCGCCCGGCGGCAGCTGGCCAGCCTGCTGGAAGGCACCTCGGACCAGTCCGT GGTCATCCCCCACCTCTTCCCTAAGTACATCCGTGCCCCCAGTGGGCCTGAAGCCAACCCCGTGAAGCAGCTGCAGCCCA ACGAGGAGGCTGACTACCTTGGCGTGCGTATCCAGCTGCGCAGGGAGCGTGTGGGCACAGGGGCAGCTGGCTTCCTCGAGTGGTGGGTCATTGAGCTACAGGACTGCCAGGCCAACTGCAACCTACTGCCCATGGTCATCTTCAGTGACAAGGTCAGCCCGCCCAGCCTGGGCTTCCTGGCCGGCTACGG CATCATGGGGCTGTACGTGTCCATCGTGCTGGTCATCGGCAAGTTCGTGCGCGGCTTCTTCAGCGAGATCTCACACTCCATCATGTTTGAGGAGCTGCCGTGCGTGGACCGCATCCTCAAGCTATGCCAGGACATCTTCCTGGTGCGGGAGACGcgggagctggagctggaggaggagctcTACGCCAAGCTCATCTTCCTCTACCGCTCACCCGAGACCATGATCAAGTGGACGCGCGACAAGGAATAG